Within the Acidobacteriota bacterium genome, the region GCACCGCCGAGGAGCACGAACGCGTCTTCCGCGCCTGGCTGGAAAACCCCCTGGAGATCCGGTACGACGACGCGCTCCGGCACGCCTGGCGCCGCTACCTGCGCCGGCGCGCCGACCTCGCGGGAGGTTACGGACGCCTGCAGCGCGTGCTGTTCGGCGATCCCGAGACCAACTTCCGCCGGGCCACCCGCGACCTGCTGCTCACGTTCGGGCTGCACCTGCTCAACCAGTGGAAAGGGGCGGCCGGTAACAACTTTCTCTCGCTGGCCGCCCACCTGGCCGGGTCCGAACCCCACGACGCCTCGCGGCTGTCCGACCCGACGGTGCTCGACATCCTGCGCCACCGGGAGATCCTGCCGCTGTTCCCCGAGGAATGCGGCAATTTCCTGCTCTTCGACCTGATCTACAACCGGCTGCTCGACGGCATGCGCGAGATCGCGCACGAGGCGGGGCAGCGCAACGTCATCGAGCAGGAATCCGTCCGCCGGCTGTTCGAACGGTCGCTGGAACAGGCGGCGGAGGAGCTCGCCGGCCACGGCGCCGACGCCGCGCACGGCGCCGACGCCCTGTTCGGCCCCGAGTGGCGCGCGCGGCTCGAACCGCGCTTCATGGCCTGGGTCGACCACTTCGCCCGGCGCAGCCGCCGCAGTCCGATGCTGAAGCAGGTGGAGGCGTGGAAGAAGCTGGTCCACCCGCGCATCAGCGAACCCCTCTTCGCCGTGGTGACGTTCTATTTCGAGCACCTGCTCCCCGGCTACTTCGAGTCGCAGAGGACGGGCCGACCGTACGACGGGCGCCTGACGCCGCGCAACATCGGCATCCGCGATTTCTGGAACCGGCTCGACCGGGCCTACCGGGATCTGCTGATCCAGGAGGAGCTCGAGCGGCGCAAGAAGCGGGAGCCCGTAACCCCACCCAGGCTGATCGAACACTTCTTCGTCGATTTCCGGGAGACCGACCCCGAGGTCATGAGCGCGGACCCGGTGCATTTTCCGGGGCTGCGCGCCTCTCTCGAGGAGGCGCTCGCCAGGGGGGTCACCCCCTGCGGCGCCGTCACCGGGATCGGGACGCTCCGGGACGGGCGGCGCGTGGGGGCGGTGATCTCCAACCTCCAGTTCCAGGCCGGGGCCTTCGACATGGCCGCGGCGGAGAAATTCTGCCGCCTGCTGGTCGAGTGCTGGCGCCGGCGCCTCCCGGTGGTCGCCTTCATCTCCTCGGGCGGCATGCAGACCAAGGAGGGGGCGGCCGCCCTCTTCCCGATGGCGGTGCTCAACGACCGGATCACCCGTTTCGTGCGGGACGCCGAACTCCCCGTCCTCTGTTTCGGCTTCGGGGACTGCACCGGCGGGGCCCAGGCCAGTTTCGTCACGCACCCGCTGGTGCAGACCTACTATTTTTCCGGAACCGGCATGCCCTTCGCCGGACAGATCGTGGTCCCCGAGCACCTCCCCTGCCCCGCCACCCTGTCCAATTACCTGAGCCGGGTCCCGGGAAGCATGCGGGGGCTGGTCCGGCACCCCTTCGCCGACGACCTCGACGACTGCCTCGCCGCCATCGACCCGGATATCCCCCCCGCTTCCGAAACGGTGGAGGATGTGATCGGGCGGATCCTGCGGATGGACCTGGAGCCGGCCCCCGCGCCCCCGGCGGCCCCGGAGACGGAGGACGCGCCGCCGGCCGGGCCCTTCCGCCGCGTGCTGGTGCACGCGCGCGGCTGCGCCGCGGAAAAGATCGTGCGCAAGGCGCAGGAGGAGGGGCTCGAAGTGGTGCTGGCGCAGTCGGACGCCGACATGACCTCCGCGGCGGCCGCCCGGCTCGACCCCGCCCGGGACCGGCTGGTCTGCATCGGCGGCAACACCCCGTCGGAAAGCTACCTGAACGCCCGGAGCATCCTGAGGCTGGCCGAATGCAGCGGCGCCGAGGCGCTCCACCCGGGGATCGGGTTTCTCTCCGAGAACGCCGACTTCGCGCGCCTGGCCCGCGCGCGCGGCATCCGCTTCATCGGCCCGCCGACGGCCGCCATGGACCGGATGGGGAACAAATCGAACGCCGTCCAGACCGCCCTCGGCCTCGGCATCCCGGTCGTGCCCGGGAGCCACGGCGTGATCACCCACCCGGAGGCCGCCGCCCGGGTGGCGGCGGAGATCGGTTACCCCGTGATCATCAAGGCGGTCCACGGGGGAGGGGGCAAGGGGATCGGCGTCGTCGAGACCCCGGACCGCTTCGCGGAGACCTTCCGCCGGATCTCGGCCGAGGCCGGCAGCGCCTTCGGGAGCGGCGACGTCTACCTGGAGCGCTTCGTCCGCTCGCTGCGCCACATCGAGGTGCAGCTGCTCGGGGACACCC harbors:
- a CDS encoding ATP-grasp domain-containing protein, which gives rise to GVFGCAFRHLRSLGLRRRLHSTTLSRYGRLSAADTPRGDLRRRTAEEHERVFRAWLENPLEIRYDDALRHAWRRYLRRRADLAGGYGRLQRVLFGDPETNFRRATRDLLLTFGLHLLNQWKGAAGNNFLSLAAHLAGSEPHDASRLSDPTVLDILRHREILPLFPEECGNFLLFDLIYNRLLDGMREIAHEAGQRNVIEQESVRRLFERSLEQAAEELAGHGADAAHGADALFGPEWRARLEPRFMAWVDHFARRSRRSPMLKQVEAWKKLVHPRISEPLFAVVTFYFEHLLPGYFESQRTGRPYDGRLTPRNIGIRDFWNRLDRAYRDLLIQEELERRKKREPVTPPRLIEHFFVDFRETDPEVMSADPVHFPGLRASLEEALARGVTPCGAVTGIGTLRDGRRVGAVISNLQFQAGAFDMAAAEKFCRLLVECWRRRLPVVAFISSGGMQTKEGAAALFPMAVLNDRITRFVRDAELPVLCFGFGDCTGGAQASFVTHPLVQTYYFSGTGMPFAGQIVVPEHLPCPATLSNYLSRVPGSMRGLVRHPFADDLDDCLAAIDPDIPPASETVEDVIGRILRMDLEPAPAPPAAPETEDAPPAGPFRRVLVHARGCAAEKIVRKAQEEGLEVVLAQSDADMTSAAAARLDPARDRLVCIGGNTPSESYLNARSILRLAECSGAEALHPGIGFLSENADFARLARARGIRFIGPPTAAMDRMGNKSNAVQTALGLGIPVVPGSHGVITHPEAAARVAAEIGYPVIIKAVHGGGGKGIGVVETPDRFAETFRRISAEAGSAFGSGDVYLERFVRSLRHIEVQLLGDTHGNTRALGLRDCSVQRNNQKIIEESGSTLLPAGLERAVYEYAERIAAGIGYAGAGTVEFIFDLERQAVYFMEMNTRLQVEHPVTEAVSGVDIVAEQFRIAAGGSIAGLQPRREGYAMELRINAERAALDAAGALTFLPSPGKVSRLRFPEAEGILLIPGVLEGEAVTPYYDGMLAQLIGHAPTRAEVIARLRGYLDRVDIRGVGTNIPLLRRILDDEVFLSGGYDTRFLEGFTRRTELEALVRETEEAAGGTALRLEGLEIPGTGQLRVLSPSAGVFYRSASPDAPGFVSEGEIVDPERTLCLLEAMKLFQPLALESYRSGGRKVYPADAYEIVRIVPENGRSVNQGELLFVIRPAARPA